GCATGAAATCCAGTTCGGCATTCTGAAGCGACTGCGCGGCACGCCGATCATTCGCCATACCGATGCGTACCGGATGGCGTTCGATCCCTATCCGCCGTATTCGATACTCGCCACCGACCGCATCGACTTCGCGACGATGCAGCGGCTGGTGCGCTTTGCGCGTTACTGGGACCTGGTCGCGAATTCGGGGCGATTCGCGCACACCTTGCCGCTGATTCTGGGCGATGCGCCGTTTGCCAATTTCATGGCGTTGTCGGACTGGCTGTATGCGCATACCGATGCGACGCATCGCATTGCGCTGGAGAAGCTGGCGGCGCTGGTCGCACGCTGGTTGCGCGAGAGAGGAAATGACGAGGCGGTGATTGCCGCGTCGCTGGCAAGCGACTATGCGGGACAGGCGAGCATGTCGTCGTCGAAGACGGCGGCGCGTGCCGGCGACAAGGCGGCGCTCACATCGCCAGCGGCCTTGCCGCAGCGGCAGGCGCGGCACCTGGCGGCCTGAGTTTGGCCTGGGTTTTCCGGGCACAATGAATGAATAACCTCAAAGGAGTTTCCAAATGCAAAAAGTTGCCTTGATCACCGCCGCCTCGCGCGGCATGGGTGCCGCGTGCGCGGCCGAACTGGCTGCTCGCGGGTATCAGCTCGTGCTGATGTCGCGCTCGGAAGAGGTTCATTCCACTGCGAAAGCATTGGGCGGCATTGCGCTGCAGGGATCAAGCGACAACGCAGCGGACTTGCAGAAGCTGGTGTCGCTGGCGATGGAGAAGCACGGCCGCATCGATGCGGTCGTCAACAACACCGGCCATCCGAAGAAGGGGCCGCTGCTGGAATTGAGCGATGCCGACTGGCATGCCGGCCTTGACCTGCTGCTGCTGAACGTGGTGCGCATGACGCGCCTGGTGACGCCGATCATGCAGGCGCAGGGCGGCGGCGCGATCGTCAACATCTCGACCTTCGCTGCCTT
The Noviherbaspirillum cavernae DNA segment above includes these coding regions:
- a CDS encoding SDR family oxidoreductase, whose amino-acid sequence is MQKVALITAASRGMGAACAAELAARGYQLVLMSRSEEVHSTAKALGGIALQGSSDNAADLQKLVSLAMEKHGRIDAVVNNTGHPKKGPLLELSDADWHAGLDLLLLNVVRMTRLVTPIMQAQGGGAIVNISTFAAFEPSARFPISASLRAALAGFTKIYADEVAKSNIRINNVLPGYVDSIVQDAATLAQIPMGRQGTKEEIAKTVAFLLSDDAGYITGQNLRVDGGITRSV